In one Silene latifolia isolate original U9 population chromosome 10, ASM4854445v1, whole genome shotgun sequence genomic region, the following are encoded:
- the LOC141607944 gene encoding uncharacterized protein LOC141607944 — protein sequence MDTSWITLPNDHRDYINGCREFIELAKESLVDGKTKCPCKSCKLRYYFTLGEIEGHILFKGFYQKYTDWFWHGKRDVLDHLHGESREEPLVGRDNMKGLLDAVYRTTIPNHSKDLDDHNTFAGSIEIEKEAEFDDVSMGFSSSGESDNEFEHAYDATTDDLNNKQDNSYKRLFEAANDELYEGCQSFSKLSFLLHLYHIKCMFHWSIESFNKLLELLLQAFPQVKEFPSSFYEGKKIINDLGLGYEKIHASPSNCMLFWGENSDKEECNVCHTSRWKKVIGEKGKNLAKKGEGAKVMRYFPLIPRLERIYASPKTAEDMRWHHKDRVKDGKLRHPAVALAWEQFDSLYPLFASDPRSVSPGIDIDVYLQPLISELKLLWSGVDAFDAFEGEKFKLRAALHSTINDFPAYAMLSGWSTAGYDACPRCTHSTNSGRFGGKICDVGHRNWLAPDHHYRSEANLFDGTIASGCAPKSISGSDVLRQQEKIEYTYGKTTKRLKRPNSAREVGVSTNMVNDSNCKDNNHNLWNKKSIFFELPYWEHNPLRHNLDVMHIEKNVCDNILGTLFDMDKSRDDVNARKGLKKLGIKEHLWLQDRPNREPYMPPASYTMSNEEKERFLKVLQKIRAPDGYGSNISRCVNMKQRKLINLKSHDNHVLMQDILHVALRASKATKVIDLRGELSCFFKSLCSHTLEHDELNALQSKIVLILCRMEMEFMPTFFTIMVHLLIHLVEEAKLGGPVQYRWMYPIERYLAHLKSYVSNKAQPEGSIAEGYMLEETITFCSRYLGDIETIFNRSKRNDDGIQDMSDYLFHSGGRVVGMIEKVQNLDTSTPQGQLRKALAGGLNNHCKRMTGFMINGYKFQTVDREENRRTQNSGVMVEADGETYYGKLKDIYELDYFGQCKVVMFSCAWVDIHRGVKKFEDRSVCVNFSKLMHTGRNLADDPFIFSCQAKQVFYVDDEMQKGWSYVISTKPRDLIETGEILLN from the exons ATGGATACTAGCTGGATTACCTTGCCAAATGACCATCGCGATTACATAAATGGATGTAGGGAGTTTATTGAGTTAGCTAAGGAAAGTCTTGTAGATGGGAAAACAAAATGCCCATGTAAGAGTTGTAAGTTACGTTATTACTTCACGCTGGGCGAAATAGAGGGACATATTTTGTTCAAAGGGTTTTACCAGAAGTATACGGATTGGTTTTGGCATGGTAAAAGGGACGTTCTTGATCATTTGCATGGAGAAAGTAGGGAAGAACCCTTGGTAGGTCGTGATAATATGAAAGGTTTACTTGATGCAGTTTATAGGACTACGATTCCTAACCATTCTAAAGATCTTGATGATCATAATACTTTTGCTGGCTCCATAGAAATAGAAAAAGAAGCTGAATTTGATGACGTGTCTATGGGGTTTAGTTCTTCTGGTGAGTCCGATAATGAGTTTGAGCACGCATACGATGCTACGACTGATGACCTCAACAATAAACAAGACAATAGCTATAAAAGATTATTCGAAGCTGCAAACGATGAACTTTACGAAGGCTGTCAATCTTTCTCAAAGCTCTCATTCCTTTTACATTTATACCATATTAAATGTATGTTTCATTGGTCTATTGAGTCATTTAACAAGTTACTTGAACTTCTACTTCAAGCATTTCCTCAAGTAAAAGAGTTCCCATCATCCTTTTATGAGGGTAAGAAGATAATAAATGATTTAGGACTTGGGTATGAAAAGATTCATGCCAGCCCATCCAATTGCATGCTATTTTGGGGGGAAAACAGTGACAAGGAGGAGTGTAATGTTTGTCACACGTCAAGATGGAAAAAAGTCATAGGTGAAAAAGGTAAAAATCTAGCTAAGAAGGGTGAAGGAGCTAAAGTGATGAGGTATTTTCCCCTCATTCCTAGATTAGAGAGGATCTACGCGTCACCTAAAACAGCAGAAGATATGAGATGGCATCATAAAGATCGTGTAAAAGATGGAAAACTTAGACATCCAGCAGTCGCTTTAGCGTGGGAACAATTTGATTCTCTGTATCCTCTATTTGCCTCTGATCCTCGAAGTGTTAG TCCAGGAATTGACATTGATGTGTATCTCCAACCTCTAATTTCTGAGTTGAAGTTGTTATGGAGCGGTGTTGACGCATTTGACGCCTTTGAAGGTGAAAAATTCAAACTCCGAGCAGCATTACATAGTACTATTAACGATTTTCCAGCATATGCTATGCTTTCTGGATGGAGTACTGCTGGTTATGATGCTTGTCCACGTTGTACCCATTCAACTAATTCCGGAAGATTTGGTGGCAAGATTTGCGATGTGGGACATAGGAATTGGTTGGCTCCAGATCATCACTATCGTTCTGAAGCCAATTTGTTTGATGGAACGATAGCGTCTGGCTGCGCTCCAAAATCTATAAGTGGTTCTGATGTCTTAAGACAACAAGAAAAGATTGAATATACGTATGGGAAGACTACAAAACGATTGAAAAGGCCAAATAGTGCAAGGGAAGTTGGTGTCTCGACTAACATGGTTAATGATAGCAACTGTAAAGATAATAATCATAATTTGTGGAATAAGAAGAGTATATTTTTTGAGCTGCCCTACTGGGAACACAACCCACTAAGACATAATTtagatgttatgcacattgagaaaaatgtgtgCGACAATATATTGGGTACACTTTTTGATATGGATAAGAGTAGAGACGATGTGAATGCGAGAAAAGGTCTAAAGAAGCTAGGCATAAAGGAACATCTATGGCTCCAAGATCGACCTAATCGAGAACCATACATGCCTCCAGCATCATACACCATGTCTAACGAGGAGAAAGAGCGATTTCTAAAAGTCTTGCAAAAGATTAGAGCTCCTGATGGGTATGGCTCAAACATCTCTAGATGCGTGAATATGAAACAGAGAAAACTCATTAATCTTAAGAGCCACGACAATCATGTCTTAATGCAAGATATACTTCATGTGGCATTGAGGGCATCCAAGGCTACTAAAGTTATTGACTTACGTGGGGAATTATCTTGCTTTTTCAAGTCTCTTTGTTCGCATACCCTTGAACACGACGAGTTAAATGCACTTCAGTCAAAAATTGTGCTAATACTATGTCGTATGGAAATGGAGTTTATGCCAACCTTTTTCACAATTATGGTTCACCTATTGATTCACTTAGTCGAGGAGGCGAAACTTGGTGGTCCTGTCCAGTATAGATGGATGTACCCTATTGAAAG GTATTTGGCTCACTTAAAATCATACGTAAGTAATAAAGCGCAGCCAGAGGGATCAATTGCTGAAGGGTACATGCTTGAGGAGACAATCACATTTTGTTCAAGGTATTTGGGAGATATTGAGACTATCTTTAATAGATCGAAGAGGAATGATGATGGTATTCAAGACATGAGTGATTATTTGTTTCACTCTGGTGGTAgagttgttggtatgattgaaaaA GTACAAAACCTAGATACAAGTACCCCACAAGGACAACTTAGGAAAGCTTTGGCAGGTGGTTTAAATAATCATTGTAAAAGGATGACGGGATTTATGATCAATGGATATAAATTCCAAACGGTTGATCGTGAAGAAAATCGAAGAACTCAAAATTCTGGAGTTATGGTCGAAGCTGATGGTGAAACATATTATGGAAAACTAAAGGATATTTATGAGTTAGATTATTTTGGCCAATGCAAAGTTGTAATGTTCAGTTGTGCTTGGGTTGATATACACAGAGGTGTTAAGAAGTTTGAAGATAGGAGTGTGTGTGTCAACTTTTCTAAACTGATGCATACTGGTCGAAATTTAGCCGATGATCCTTTTATTTTCTCGTGTCAAGCAAAACAAGTTTTTTATGTCGACGATGAGATGCAAAAAGGATGGTCTTATGTAATTAGTACAAAACCTAGGGATCTTATTGAGACTGGCGAAATTCTGTTGAACTAG